The Parachlamydia acanthamoebae genome includes a region encoding these proteins:
- a CDS encoding purine-cytosine permease family protein — MIEQQNWWKLSSIQIGGVVCLPMIMIGQTLNQQYGFASAICGILLGNAILLLMALVITHMACENRKTTMENAIEYFGKKGVSFFALTMSLSTLVWFSVQLKVMSLSLLDILHIHSEGPFIECIANTLLGLLITFVVFYGIRAMEIISNISMPLLLLTLGYAWYTADSDTTQTNHLPLTFAAISAIMGMAIVYVIDLPTFMRHARSSKDGMTSIFIMFILAMPILESIGVYLAAGKTGNIIEVLKRYNGPLWNLWVSLFLILAGWTTNNMNLYSGATSARSIFPNLNHSFNITILIFGVLGTLLANFDLLQHLSLILEGMGIVVTSMGTVIITRYLMMRISGQPITSRDYPWHFAAWFLGTVAGILSMNGIAITAVSTIDSAIAAHLGTFLILLSGKQHEKAYA, encoded by the coding sequence ATGATCGAACAACAAAACTGGTGGAAACTCTCTAGCATTCAAATTGGAGGTGTCGTGTGCCTTCCAATGATTATGATTGGACAAACCCTGAATCAACAATATGGCTTCGCATCTGCTATATGTGGGATTTTATTAGGGAATGCCATTCTCTTACTTATGGCTTTAGTGATCACCCACATGGCTTGCGAAAATCGCAAAACGACAATGGAAAACGCTATTGAATATTTTGGTAAAAAAGGAGTTTCCTTTTTCGCATTAACAATGTCCTTATCCACTTTAGTATGGTTTTCCGTTCAATTAAAAGTGATGAGCTTAAGCCTCCTCGATATCCTTCATATTCATTCTGAAGGTCCTTTCATCGAATGCATTGCCAATACTCTCTTAGGCCTCCTTATTACATTTGTTGTCTTTTACGGCATTCGAGCCATGGAAATCATTAGCAATATCAGCATGCCTCTACTTCTTTTAACTCTCGGATATGCGTGGTATACAGCGGATTCAGATACAACTCAAACCAATCATCTTCCCCTAACTTTTGCTGCAATCTCTGCAATTATGGGAATGGCTATCGTTTATGTCATCGACCTGCCAACGTTTATGCGCCACGCACGTTCATCTAAGGATGGAATGACGAGTATTTTTATTATGTTCATTTTAGCTATGCCCATTTTGGAATCCATTGGTGTTTATCTTGCAGCAGGGAAAACAGGAAACATCATAGAAGTGCTCAAAAGATACAACGGTCCATTATGGAATCTTTGGGTATCCCTATTTCTCATTTTAGCAGGATGGACCACAAATAATATGAATCTTTACTCCGGAGCCACAAGCGCACGCTCTATTTTTCCAAATCTTAATCATTCCTTTAACATCACGATTCTAATATTTGGAGTTCTCGGAACCTTATTGGCAAACTTCGATTTGCTTCAACATTTAAGTTTGATTTTAGAAGGAATGGGAATAGTCGTCACAAGCATGGGAACCGTGATTATTACCCGTTATCTGATGATGCGCATCTCCGGACAACCGATCACCTCAAGAGATTACCCTTGGCATTTTGCTGCCTGGTTTTTAGGCACAGTTGCAGGTATTTTGAGCATGAATGGGATCGCGATTACGGCTGTTTCAACAATCGATTCAGCCATCGCAGCTCATTTGGGAACATTTTTAATTTTATTGAGTGGAAAACAACATGAAAAAGCTTACGCTTGA